One window from the genome of Gimesia aquarii encodes:
- the atpA gene encoding F0F1 ATP synthase subunit alpha codes for MKFKADEIASVIQKEIEDFRGEIETSEVGRVLEVGDGIARVYGLSSAMSGEMVEFSNGVRGQVFNLEENSVGIIIFGDYLSIAEGDEVRSTGNLLSIPVGDSLLGRVVDPLGNPLDGEGPIVATESRPLEVAAPGVAARQPVTQPLATGIKAIDAMTPVGRGQRELIIGDRKTGKTAIAIDTILNQKGKDVICVYVGCGQRSATIAGVVNQLQEHGAMDYTVVVSASASDPAPLQYIAPYAGAAIAEHYMYQGKHTLVVYDDLSKQAQAYRQLSLLMRRPPGREAYPGDVFYCHSRLLERSARLSDELGGGSMTALPIIETLEGEVSAYIPTNVISITDGQIYLEPDLFFAGIRPAINVGISVSRVGGNAQTKATKSVSGSLRLDLAAFRELEAFAQMGTELDKATQAQLDRGYRMVELLKQPQFKPMPMADQVVSLYAGTKGYFDTVPIPQVQQAESEMLQFIHDQYPEITDKITETGKLEDDTIEQLKSVLTTFIEQFQRKNP; via the coding sequence ATGAAATTCAAAGCGGACGAGATCGCTTCAGTCATCCAGAAGGAAATTGAAGACTTTCGCGGCGAAATCGAGACGAGTGAGGTAGGACGAGTCCTTGAAGTGGGCGATGGTATCGCACGCGTTTACGGTCTTTCCTCTGCCATGTCTGGTGAAATGGTTGAGTTTTCCAATGGGGTTAGAGGACAGGTCTTCAACCTCGAAGAGAACTCTGTCGGAATTATTATCTTCGGCGACTATTTATCCATCGCTGAAGGTGATGAAGTTCGGAGTACGGGCAATCTACTTTCGATCCCTGTCGGTGACAGCTTACTGGGACGAGTCGTTGATCCTCTTGGTAATCCACTTGATGGAGAGGGCCCCATAGTCGCAACTGAATCCAGACCTTTGGAAGTTGCTGCCCCCGGTGTTGCAGCCCGACAGCCAGTGACACAACCGCTGGCAACTGGGATCAAAGCGATCGATGCCATGACCCCTGTTGGTCGAGGTCAACGTGAGTTGATTATTGGGGACCGTAAAACAGGAAAAACGGCGATTGCCATCGACACAATCCTCAATCAGAAAGGCAAAGACGTCATCTGTGTTTATGTGGGTTGTGGGCAAAGATCTGCGACCATTGCAGGTGTTGTCAATCAACTTCAAGAACATGGTGCAATGGACTACACCGTTGTCGTCAGTGCTTCTGCCAGTGACCCTGCTCCGTTACAATATATTGCACCTTATGCTGGTGCCGCGATTGCCGAACATTACATGTACCAGGGCAAACATACTCTGGTTGTTTATGATGACCTTTCCAAACAGGCTCAAGCATATCGCCAGTTGTCATTATTGATGAGACGTCCTCCCGGACGTGAAGCTTACCCTGGGGACGTTTTTTACTGTCATAGTCGTCTTTTGGAACGTTCTGCTCGTTTGAGTGATGAACTTGGCGGCGGTTCCATGACTGCTCTACCGATCATTGAAACGCTTGAAGGTGAAGTGTCGGCATATATTCCGACAAATGTGATTTCGATTACCGACGGTCAGATTTATCTGGAACCGGACTTATTCTTTGCCGGAATTCGTCCTGCGATTAACGTAGGGATCAGTGTTTCACGTGTGGGTGGTAATGCTCAAACCAAAGCGACCAAAAGCGTATCGGGAAGTTTGCGACTAGACCTTGCCGCTTTCCGTGAACTGGAAGCATTTGCACAAATGGGTACCGAACTCGATAAAGCGACTCAGGCTCAGCTTGATCGTGGTTATCGAATGGTTGAATTATTGAAGCAGCCACAGTTTAAGCCGATGCCGATGGCCGATCAGGTTGTGAGTTTGTATGCCGGTACGAAAGGGTACTTTGATACCGTTCCGATTCCTCAGGTACAACAAGCAGAATCTGAAATGCTCCAGTTCATTCATGATCAATACCCTGAAATCACAGATAAGATTACAGAGACTGGTAAACTGGAAGACGACACGATCGAACAGCTGAAATCAGTATTGACCACCTTCATCGAACAATTTCAACGAAAAAATCCGTAA
- the atpH gene encoding ATP synthase F1 subunit delta, giving the protein MNDQKEVKTHVPSVMEDPSATSVAKVYSKAFLGSIKESERDSVIEEFTEIIDLAMTQQPVFGRMLMSNALNKDERLSLVDRVFAPHASELLTNFLRVLARHERLELLPLIFTQIKTLRDTEAGKKAVSVRSAFELSEQNLTNIEKCLNEALGFSPVIETSIDQSVIGGLVIQVDDTVYDGSLRTRLKQLRGRLSNRSIHEIQSGRDRFSHPEGN; this is encoded by the coding sequence GTGAACGATCAGAAAGAAGTAAAAACTCATGTACCAAGTGTAATGGAAGACCCGAGCGCCACATCGGTCGCGAAGGTTTATTCCAAAGCATTTCTTGGTTCGATTAAAGAATCGGAGAGAGATTCCGTAATCGAAGAGTTTACTGAAATTATCGACCTCGCCATGACTCAGCAACCAGTGTTTGGAAGAATGTTGATGTCAAATGCACTCAACAAAGACGAACGATTAAGCCTGGTGGATCGTGTCTTCGCTCCCCATGCTTCAGAACTTCTCACAAACTTCCTGAGAGTTCTGGCTCGTCATGAAAGACTGGAGCTGCTACCTCTGATCTTTACTCAAATCAAGACATTGCGCGATACAGAAGCCGGAAAAAAGGCAGTCTCTGTTCGGTCTGCATTTGAGTTATCAGAACAAAATCTGACAAACATTGAGAAATGTTTGAACGAAGCACTCGGTTTTTCCCCAGTAATAGAAACATCAATAGACCAATCTGTAATTGGTGGTCTTGTAATTCAAGTTGATGACACAGTCTATGACGGTTCACTGCGTACGCGGTTAAAACAATTACGCGGACGATTGAGCAATAGGAGCATACATGAAATTCAAAGCGGACGAGATCGCTTCAGTCATCCAGAAGGAAATTGA
- the atpF gene encoding F0F1 ATP synthase subunit B: protein MLKSLCTSRCFIMLIIMGSIILGSGLIDSSASLYAAEDAGHATGAPLGWKTDLAIWSFIVFVIFIFVLKKFAWGPLIQALDDRELRVVNAIDQAESKQRESEELVKEHAQKIAAAQDEIQAMMVEARSDADRIKQDILEQARQEAEKIKTHTLDEIERARELALKDLFDQLNGRVIDATEQVLGRALNESDRERLIEEALSQISGSSN from the coding sequence ATGTTGAAAAGTCTTTGTACAAGCCGTTGTTTCATTATGCTGATCATAATGGGCAGCATCATATTGGGCAGTGGACTCATTGATTCTTCAGCCTCATTATATGCGGCTGAAGATGCAGGACATGCGACAGGGGCTCCGCTGGGCTGGAAAACGGACTTGGCCATTTGGTCATTTATTGTTTTCGTCATCTTTATTTTTGTGCTCAAAAAGTTTGCCTGGGGACCGCTCATTCAAGCTTTAGATGACCGAGAATTAAGAGTTGTCAACGCAATTGATCAAGCAGAATCAAAGCAAAGAGAATCAGAAGAATTAGTTAAAGAACATGCACAAAAAATAGCAGCTGCTCAGGATGAGATTCAAGCAATGATGGTTGAAGCTCGTTCTGATGCAGATCGTATCAAACAGGACATCCTTGAACAGGCACGACAGGAAGCAGAGAAAATCAAGACTCATACACTTGATGAGATTGAGCGAGCTCGCGAACTGGCCTTGAAAGATCTGTTTGATCAATTAAATGGTCGAGTCATTGATGCAACCGAACAAGTCTTAGGACGAGCATTAAATGAATCCGACCGTGAGCGACTGATTGAAGAGGCTTTGTCTCAGATTTCAGGAAGTTCTAACTAA
- the atpE gene encoding ATP synthase F0 subunit C, with translation MIQALRIMYMTCVVVLATAVPAMAQAGEGGGISLGALGAGITIIGAGFGIGRIGGSAVEAIARQPEAVGKIQTAMIISAALIEGAAFFALIICMI, from the coding sequence ATGATCCAGGCTTTACGGATTATGTACATGACATGTGTTGTTGTATTGGCCACAGCTGTTCCTGCAATGGCACAAGCAGGAGAAGGTGGTGGAATTTCACTAGGAGCCCTTGGTGCGGGAATTACCATTATCGGTGCTGGTTTCGGCATCGGTAGAATTGGTGGTTCCGCTGTAGAAGCAATTGCTCGACAACCAGAGGCTGTTGGTAAAATCCAGACAGCAATGATTATTTCTGCAGCGTTGATCGAAGGTGCAGCATTCTTCGCCCTCATCATCTGCATGATCTGA
- the atpB gene encoding F0F1 ATP synthase subunit A, with protein MAAGHTDHFHHVRDFPHFELPWGIHLELPSLFGFQITKFMLLQLIAVTFLFFVFRGLAKHAAGGQVVRGRWWNFWESLVIYMRDEVVRPTIGSDHHHDDDHGHHEEPKVGHSADKYLPFVLSCFFYVLICNLLGVFPWMGSATGELNVTIALAFTTFCTVIMYGTREQGFIQFWLSLAPSMELPFFMKLTLLPMIWVIELAGFLIKHAVLAIRLFANIMAGHTVIAVFLGFIAMTADSGLWAIVMPSSIIAQILVGLLELFVAFLQAYVFAFLATLFIGAAVHPH; from the coding sequence ATGGCCGCCGGTCACACTGATCATTTTCATCATGTTCGCGATTTTCCGCACTTCGAGCTCCCTTGGGGAATTCACCTCGAGTTGCCGAGCCTATTCGGGTTCCAAATTACAAAGTTCATGCTGCTACAGTTAATAGCTGTTACTTTTCTGTTCTTTGTGTTTCGTGGATTAGCTAAACATGCTGCCGGTGGTCAAGTCGTAAGAGGTCGCTGGTGGAACTTCTGGGAATCGCTCGTCATCTATATGCGCGACGAAGTGGTTCGACCCACAATTGGCTCTGATCACCACCATGATGATGATCATGGGCACCACGAAGAACCCAAAGTCGGACACTCTGCTGATAAATACTTGCCTTTTGTGCTCTCCTGTTTCTTTTATGTATTGATTTGTAATCTTCTGGGAGTTTTCCCGTGGATGGGATCTGCAACAGGAGAATTAAATGTGACAATCGCACTGGCGTTTACGACGTTCTGTACGGTTATCATGTATGGGACGCGAGAACAGGGTTTTATTCAATTCTGGTTATCTTTAGCGCCCTCCATGGAGCTTCCATTTTTCATGAAACTCACTTTATTACCCATGATCTGGGTCATTGAGTTAGCCGGCTTTTTGATTAAACATGCAGTATTGGCAATTCGTTTATTTGCCAACATTATGGCTGGTCATACTGTGATTGCAGTTTTTCTGGGATTCATCGCGATGACCGCGGATTCAGGATTATGGGCGATCGTGATGCCTTCAAGCATCATTGCCCAAATATTAGTTGGCTTGCTGGAACTCTTCGTTGCGTTCCTACAGGCATATGTTTTTGCGTTTCTTGCAACTCTGTTTATTGGAGCCGCTGTACATCCTCACTAG
- a CDS encoding AtpZ/AtpI family protein, which yields MPHPDPTPDRQKRSSFAEAHLWVSRLTTISLEMALPALLGHWLDTKWETKPVMTAIGAFLGFGCGLTHLLRMTKEAERKDRKSKSPSSNQPESNSDEKIEVD from the coding sequence ATGCCGCATCCTGACCCTACTCCTGATCGGCAAAAACGTTCGTCATTCGCCGAGGCCCATTTATGGGTCAGTCGATTGACAACAATCAGTTTAGAAATGGCATTACCTGCTTTATTAGGCCATTGGCTCGATACAAAGTGGGAAACAAAACCTGTGATGACGGCCATCGGTGCCTTTCTGGGTTTTGGCTGTGGATTGACACATTTATTACGAATGACTAAAGAAGCAGAGCGTAAAGATCGAAAGAGTAAAAGTCCCTCATCGAATCAACCTGAGTCAAACTCAGATGAAAAGATAGAAGTAGATTAA